In the Lascolabacillus massiliensis genome, one interval contains:
- a CDS encoding Gfo/Idh/MocA family oxidoreductase, with protein sequence MKKIITYGTFDLLHHGHINLLKRAKELGDYLIVGVTTENYDRGRGKLNVSKSTLERIEDVRNTGLADEIIIEEYEGQKIDDIQKYGVDIFAIGSDWKGKFDYLNEFCEVVYLERTKGVSSTMLRGETQKIISIGVIGSGRIANRFIPESKYVSGINVNGNYNPNINSAKAFAENHEISFYTDDLNEFYSKVDAVYIASPHPTHADYIRKSLMNGKHVLCEKPLVLKEDEAKELYSLAEEKNLILMEAIKTAYAPAFHKLISYVKSGAIGTVRDIEASFTKLMTGNFRELSAEQAGGSMTELSSYPLLPIIKLFGTSYRDITFYSVFENNIDVFTRAIIQFDNAVASLKVGLGVKTEGELIISGTKGYAYVPAPWWKTEFFELRYEDLNKNRKYFAKFEDDGLRYEISEFVSLINNPQSNYLKLNSEESIAIVGIIQKFREGHNIIKL encoded by the coding sequence TGATTTGTTGCACCATGGTCACATCAATCTCTTAAAGAGAGCAAAAGAGCTTGGTGATTACCTTATTGTAGGTGTAACAACTGAAAACTACGACAGAGGCAGAGGGAAACTAAATGTGAGTAAAAGTACTTTAGAACGAATTGAGGATGTGCGCAATACCGGGTTGGCAGATGAAATTATTATTGAGGAATATGAAGGTCAGAAGATTGATGATATTCAGAAATATGGGGTAGATATATTTGCTATTGGTTCTGACTGGAAAGGTAAGTTCGACTATCTTAATGAGTTTTGCGAGGTTGTCTATCTTGAACGTACTAAAGGTGTTTCCAGTACGATGTTAAGAGGTGAAACACAAAAGATCATAAGTATTGGTGTAATTGGTAGCGGAAGAATTGCAAACAGGTTTATTCCTGAGTCAAAGTATGTCAGTGGAATTAATGTGAATGGAAATTATAACCCTAATATCAATTCTGCTAAAGCATTTGCTGAGAATCACGAGATAAGCTTCTATACTGATGATTTAAATGAATTTTATTCAAAAGTGGATGCGGTTTATATTGCATCACCTCATCCTACACATGCTGACTATATCAGAAAGTCTTTAATGAATGGTAAGCATGTTTTATGTGAAAAGCCTCTTGTTCTTAAGGAAGATGAAGCAAAAGAGCTCTATAGCTTAGCGGAAGAAAAAAATCTGATATTGATGGAAGCAATTAAAACTGCTTATGCTCCGGCGTTTCACAAACTTATTTCTTATGTAAAAAGTGGTGCAATTGGAACAGTCAGGGATATTGAGGCTTCTTTTACAAAATTAATGACTGGTAATTTTAGAGAACTTTCTGCTGAACAAGCAGGAGGAAGCATGACAGAGCTATCATCATATCCTTTACTACCAATTATTAAACTATTCGGAACATCGTACAGGGATATCACATTCTACTCAGTATTCGAGAATAATATTGATGTATTTACTCGTGCAATAATTCAATTTGACAATGCCGTAGCGTCTCTTAAGGTTGGATTGGGTGTAAAAACTGAAGGTGAGCTAATAATCTCCGGTACTAAAGGTTATGCATATGTGCCTGCACCATGGTGGAAGACTGAGTTCTTTGAACTTAGGTATGAAGATCTGAATAAAAATCGTAAATATTTTGCGAAGTTCGAAGATGATGGTTTACGTTACGAAATAAGTGAATTCGTTTCACTTATTAATAACCCACAAAGTAATTACTTAAAATTAAATAGCGAAGAGTCAATTGCAATTGTAGGAATAATCCAGAAATTCAGGGAGGGACATAACATTATTAAGCTGTAA
- a CDS encoding CDP-glycerol glycerophosphotransferase family protein: MVGKLITLLLKIFTLPFWYIQKLFPRNKHIWLFGAGSGLLYFDNSKWLYEYVLRNEKQINAIWITRNKEIYNKLSKENKPVLMVNSLKGIITSLRAGVVFINNTPKDVNARAINGSLQIWLWHGLMMKQIGHDARLFSKQINGFKENIFQFFQKLIFPEFTYNPDYIINTSEFFTPYFSSAFNLTNDRILITGYPRNDGLFVKDKEILIEELNEKYNNPTKILYLPTWRDAFTNKGKSFNPFDSYGFDSKTLSEILNTSNSVFLNKGHNFEVKQSSADQVTERFINLSNQDFTDLYRLLKDIDILITDYSSVYFDFILTGKPVILAPFDIESYSRESRPLYYDYYKEIEGIKANDWNELFEIIIEKTYYSISNKSIQRFHCYIDDHSSERVSEATKQLLKRI; encoded by the coding sequence ATGGTCGGCAAGTTAATAACATTATTATTAAAGATTTTTACTCTCCCATTCTGGTATATACAGAAACTATTCCCTCGGAATAAACATATCTGGTTATTTGGAGCCGGTTCGGGATTACTATACTTTGATAACTCAAAATGGTTGTATGAATATGTTCTAAGGAATGAGAAACAGATAAATGCTATTTGGATAACCAGAAATAAGGAGATATACAACAAGCTCTCTAAAGAAAATAAACCGGTTCTGATGGTAAACTCGCTGAAAGGAATAATTACTTCTTTAAGAGCTGGTGTTGTTTTCATAAACAATACACCCAAGGATGTGAATGCGAGAGCAATAAATGGATCTTTGCAAATTTGGCTTTGGCATGGTTTGATGATGAAGCAAATAGGTCATGATGCCCGGTTATTTTCAAAACAGATAAATGGATTTAAAGAAAATATTTTTCAGTTCTTTCAAAAACTGATCTTTCCAGAATTTACATACAATCCTGATTATATAATAAATACTTCTGAATTCTTTACACCATATTTTAGTTCTGCATTTAATCTGACAAATGATCGAATATTAATTACCGGTTATCCCAGAAATGATGGTTTATTTGTAAAAGATAAAGAGATTCTGATAGAAGAGTTAAATGAGAAATATAATAACCCAACTAAAATATTGTATCTACCAACATGGAGGGATGCATTTACTAATAAGGGGAAATCATTTAACCCTTTTGACTCATATGGTTTTGACTCGAAAACTCTATCGGAAATACTGAACACAAGTAATTCAGTCTTTCTGAATAAGGGACACAATTTTGAAGTGAAACAATCGAGTGCAGATCAGGTCACTGAACGTTTTATAAACTTATCTAATCAGGATTTCACAGATTTATACAGGCTTTTAAAAGATATTGATATACTTATTACTGATTACTCGAGTGTCTATTTTGATTTTATTTTAACGGGAAAACCTGTTATCTTAGCTCCATTTGATATTGAGAGTTATTCAAGAGAATCTCGTCCTTTATATTACGATTACTATAAAGAAATTGAAGGGATAAAAGCTAATGACTGGAATGAGTTATTCGAGATAATAATAGAAAAAACTTATTATAGTATCTCAAATAAGTCAATTCAGAGATTTCATTGTTATATTGACGATCATAGCTCCGAAAGAGTATCAGAAGCCACCAAACAGTTACTAAAAAGAATATGA
- a CDS encoding LicD family protein — MTEINKDELKRIQIGILDKVTTFCEENNIRYSLYGGTLLGAIRHKGYIPWDDDIDISMPRPDYERFLKTFHETENSYLKIHDLRLNKKYPYPFIKVSDERTLFIENYNNNYEIGVNIDIFPIDGLPSSCKKSVRIFNKSNFYRNLLELKRIIIIKERAIHKNVFIILARILLLLVPIRYLLNKIIRLATKNDYEESDYIGNIVWGYASKERCSKSVYNDYITKDFEGRKYKIMAGYEEYLTNVFGDYMQLPPKEQQEPHHSFNAYLISN, encoded by the coding sequence ATGACTGAAATAAATAAAGATGAATTAAAGAGAATTCAAATAGGTATACTTGATAAAGTAACTACTTTCTGCGAGGAGAATAATATAAGATATTCATTATATGGAGGTACACTTTTAGGCGCAATAAGACATAAGGGTTATATACCTTGGGATGATGACATTGATATTTCAATGCCCAGACCTGATTACGAAAGATTTCTAAAAACTTTTCATGAAACTGAAAACTCATATTTGAAAATACATGATTTGCGGTTAAACAAAAAATATCCGTATCCGTTTATTAAAGTTTCAGATGAAAGAACTTTATTTATTGAAAACTACAATAATAATTATGAAATAGGCGTAAACATTGATATTTTTCCGATTGATGGTCTGCCATCATCTTGTAAAAAATCAGTCAGAATTTTTAATAAGAGTAATTTTTATCGAAATTTATTAGAATTAAAAAGAATAATAATTATAAAAGAAAGAGCCATTCATAAAAATGTTTTTATAATTTTGGCCAGGATTTTATTACTGTTAGTTCCTATAAGATACTTACTTAATAAAATAATACGACTTGCAACTAAAAATGATTACGAAGAGTCTGATTATATCGGAAATATAGTTTGGGGCTATGCCAGTAAAGAGAGGTGCAGTAAGAGTGTTTACAATGATTATATTACTAAAGATTTTGAAGGGAGAAAGTATAAGATAATGGCTGGTTATGAAGAATATTTGACAAATGTATTTGGTGATTATATGCAACTGCCCCCAAAAGAACAACAAGAGCCCCATCATAGTTTCAATGCTTATTTAATAAGCAATTGA